A genomic segment from Desulfurispirillum indicum S5 encodes:
- a CDS encoding succinate dehydrogenase cytochrome b subunit, translated as MQFIQSAVGRKIIMAVTGLCLVLFLFIHALGNLGVFSGPDGINAYADFLHSLGAGVWLFRIALGAIFVIHIAFAIQLTMENMAARPDNYTYKKDLRATFASKTMIYTGFVILAFAVYHLLHFTIRVTNPEIYGFDSLGRFDVFTMVVKGFSSVVVSLIYLIAMIALVLHTSHGIGSMFQSVGLNNDKALPVIQKVGKAVAIVLFIALISTPVAILIGIVSL; from the coding sequence ATGCAGTTTATCCAAAGTGCTGTAGGCAGAAAGATCATTATGGCAGTTACCGGCCTGTGTCTGGTGCTGTTCCTCTTCATTCACGCCCTGGGCAACCTGGGCGTGTTCTCAGGCCCTGATGGCATCAACGCGTATGCCGATTTCCTTCACAGTCTTGGTGCAGGCGTATGGCTGTTCCGCATCGCTCTTGGTGCCATTTTTGTGATTCACATTGCCTTTGCCATTCAGCTGACCATGGAAAACATGGCGGCCCGCCCCGATAACTACACGTATAAAAAAGATCTGCGGGCTACCTTCGCCAGCAAGACCATGATCTACACGGGTTTTGTCATTCTGGCTTTTGCCGTTTACCACCTGCTCCACTTCACTATCCGCGTCACCAATCCTGAAATCTACGGATTCGACTCACTGGGACGCTTTGATGTCTTCACCATGGTAGTGAAAGGCTTCAGCAGCGTAGTGGTATCCCTGATCTACCTGATCGCCATGATCGCCCTGGTTCTGCATACGAGCCATGGCATCGGCAGTATGTTCCAGTCTGTGGGTCTGAATAATGACAAGGCGCTGCCTGTGATCCAGAAGGTCGGCAAGGCAGTGGCAATTGTGCTGTTCATCGCGCTTATCAGCACCCCCGTGGCAATTCTTATCGGTATAGTGAGCTTGTAG
- a CDS encoding fumarate reductase/succinate dehydrogenase flavoprotein subunit, with translation MILDGKCPSGHVSQKWDKHRQDMKLVNPANKRKFKVLIVGTGLAGASAGATLAELGYNVEAFCYQDSARRAHSIAAQGGINAAKNYQNDGDSIYRLFYDTVKGGDFRAREANVYRLAQVSVNIIDQCVAQGVPFAREYGGYLDNRSFGGAQVSRTFYARGQTGQQLLIGAYQAFSRQVGRGAIKMHPRTEMMDLVVVDGEAKGITTRNMVTGKIESHWGDAVLLCTGGYVNVFYLSTNAMGCNVTANYRAHKKGAFFANPCYTQIHPTCIPVTGDHQSKLTLMSESLRNDGRIWVPKATGDKRPAHEIPEEERDYYLERKYPSFGNLAPRDIASRAAKEACDAGKGIGDTGQGVYLDYADSIKRLGESTIRERYGNLFEMYEKITAENAYKQPMRIYPAPHYSMGGLWVDYNLQSNLPGLFVLGEANFSDHGANRLGASALMQGLADGYFVIPYTIANYLAGITPGKIREDHPEFKKSQEEVSERMHRFLNIKGNKTATQFHSELGRLMWNNVGMARSEASLKEALEKIPALREEFWSNLKVTGTNEELNIELEKAGRVADFLEFGELMAYDALNRNESCGGHFRVEYQTEDGEAMRDDENYCYVAAWEHKGVDKKPELHKETLNFEEVKLAVRSYK, from the coding sequence GTGATACTCGACGGAAAATGTCCTTCAGGACACGTGTCCCAGAAGTGGGATAAGCATCGCCAGGACATGAAACTGGTGAACCCCGCCAATAAAAGGAAGTTCAAAGTCCTTATCGTCGGTACTGGCCTTGCCGGTGCCTCAGCCGGAGCTACTCTGGCTGAACTCGGCTACAACGTAGAGGCATTCTGTTATCAGGACAGCGCACGTCGTGCCCACAGTATTGCTGCCCAGGGTGGCATCAACGCTGCCAAAAACTACCAGAACGATGGCGACAGCATCTATCGCCTCTTCTATGACACTGTCAAAGGCGGCGACTTCCGCGCCCGCGAGGCCAACGTCTACCGCCTGGCCCAGGTCAGCGTCAATATCATTGACCAGTGTGTGGCTCAGGGTGTTCCCTTTGCCCGTGAGTACGGCGGATACCTCGATAACCGTTCTTTCGGTGGTGCTCAGGTTTCCCGTACGTTCTATGCCCGTGGCCAGACCGGACAGCAGCTGCTGATCGGTGCCTACCAGGCGTTTTCCCGCCAGGTTGGCCGTGGCGCCATCAAGATGCATCCCCGCACCGAGATGATGGATCTGGTTGTGGTTGATGGTGAGGCCAAAGGTATCACCACCCGCAATATGGTAACCGGCAAGATTGAATCCCACTGGGGCGACGCGGTGCTGCTGTGCACCGGTGGATACGTCAACGTATTCTATCTGTCCACAAACGCCATGGGCTGTAACGTTACCGCCAACTACCGTGCCCACAAAAAGGGTGCTTTCTTTGCCAACCCCTGCTACACGCAGATTCACCCCACCTGTATTCCTGTAACTGGCGATCACCAGTCCAAGCTGACCCTGATGTCCGAGTCCCTGCGTAACGATGGACGCATCTGGGTTCCCAAAGCAACTGGTGACAAACGTCCTGCTCACGAAATCCCCGAGGAAGAGCGCGACTACTACCTGGAGCGCAAGTATCCCAGCTTCGGTAACCTGGCACCCCGTGACATCGCCTCCCGCGCTGCCAAGGAAGCCTGCGATGCTGGCAAGGGTATCGGTGATACAGGCCAGGGGGTTTACCTTGACTACGCCGATTCCATCAAGCGCCTGGGCGAAAGCACTATTCGCGAGCGCTACGGCAACCTCTTCGAAATGTATGAGAAGATCACTGCCGAAAACGCCTACAAACAGCCTATGCGCATCTACCCTGCTCCCCACTACTCCATGGGTGGCCTGTGGGTAGACTACAACCTGCAGAGCAACCTGCCCGGCCTCTTCGTTCTCGGCGAAGCCAACTTCTCCGACCACGGTGCCAACCGTCTGGGCGCCAGCGCCCTCATGCAGGGTCTGGCCGATGGCTATTTCGTTATTCCTTACACCATAGCCAACTACCTGGCTGGTATCACTCCCGGCAAGATCAGAGAAGATCACCCCGAGTTCAAGAAGTCCCAGGAAGAGGTCAGCGAGCGCATGCACCGCTTCCTCAACATCAAGGGCAACAAGACGGCTACCCAGTTCCACAGCGAACTTGGCCGCCTGATGTGGAACAACGTCGGTATGGCACGCAGCGAAGCCAGCCTCAAGGAAGCGCTGGAGAAGATACCCGCGCTGCGTGAGGAGTTCTGGAGCAACCTGAAGGTGACCGGTACCAATGAAGAACTGAACATTGAACTGGAGAAGGCTGGCCGCGTGGCGGACTTCCTGGAGTTCGGTGAACTGATGGCCTATGACGCCCTGAACCGCAACGAGTCCTGTGGTGGTCACTTCCGCGTTGAATACCAGACCGAAGACGGCGAGGCAATGCGTGACGATGAAAACTATTGCTATGTTGCCGCCTGGGAACATAAGGGTGTTGACAAGAAGCCTGAGCTTCACAAGGAGACGTTGAACTTCGAGGAAGTCAAACTGGCAGTAAGGAGCTATAAGTAA